In a genomic window of Nocardia fluminea:
- the trpS gene encoding tryptophan--tRNA ligase produces the protein MSSPAPAATAERKQRVLSGIQPTSDSFHLGNYLGALQYWVTMQDEYDALYFIPDMHAITVSQDPKALRARTKSAAAQLLALGIDPAKSTLFVQSQVPEHAELSWVLSCITGFGEAGRMTQFKDKSVKQGAENATVGLFTYPVLMAADILLYRPHQVPVGEDQRQHLELTRNLAQRFNTRYKKTFVVPEPHIVKGTAKIFDLQDPTSKMSKSAASDAGLINLLDDPKITAKRVRSAVTDTEREIRYDPENKAGVSNLLVILSSLRETPIVDLEVNFEGKGYGDLKAEVADALVEFVTPVQKKVQEYLSDQAELDRILAAGAERAREIAGNTLAQVYDRVGFLAR, from the coding sequence ATGTCCAGTCCTGCCCCGGCCGCGACGGCCGAACGTAAGCAGCGGGTGCTGTCGGGCATCCAGCCCACCAGCGACTCCTTCCACCTCGGCAACTACCTGGGTGCGCTGCAGTACTGGGTGACGATGCAGGACGAGTACGACGCGCTGTACTTCATTCCGGATATGCACGCGATCACCGTGAGCCAGGATCCCAAGGCGCTGCGGGCGCGCACCAAGTCCGCCGCCGCCCAGCTGCTCGCGCTCGGCATCGATCCCGCCAAGTCCACCCTGTTCGTGCAGAGTCAGGTGCCCGAGCACGCCGAGCTGTCGTGGGTGCTGAGCTGTATCACCGGTTTCGGTGAAGCGGGCCGGATGACCCAGTTCAAGGACAAGTCGGTCAAGCAGGGCGCCGAGAACGCGACTGTCGGCCTGTTCACCTATCCGGTGCTGATGGCCGCCGACATCCTGCTCTACCGCCCGCACCAGGTGCCGGTCGGCGAGGACCAGCGTCAGCACCTCGAGTTGACCCGAAACCTGGCGCAGCGTTTCAACACTCGCTACAAGAAGACCTTCGTCGTCCCCGAGCCGCACATCGTCAAGGGCACCGCGAAGATCTTCGATCTGCAGGACCCGACCTCGAAGATGAGCAAGTCGGCCGCCAGCGACGCCGGGCTGATCAACCTGCTCGACGATCCGAAGATCACCGCCAAGCGCGTGCGCTCGGCGGTCACCGACACCGAGCGCGAGATCCGCTACGACCCGGAGAACAAGGCGGGCGTGAGCAATCTGCTGGTGATCCTGAGCTCGCTGCGCGAAACCCCGATCGTCGACCTCGAGGTGAATTTCGAGGGTAAGGGCTACGGTGATCTCAAGGCCGAGGTGGCCGACGCGCTGGTGGAATTCGTGACGCCCGTGCAGAAGAAGGTGCAGGAATATCTGTCCGATCAGGCAGAACTGGACCGGATTCTGGCCGCGGGTGCCGAGCGGGCGCGTGAGATCGCAGGCAACACACTTGCTCAGGTGTACGACCGGGTTGGCTTCCTCGCTCGCTGA
- the yhjD gene encoding inner membrane protein YhjD — MQLIDNISAAVEKQIGSRPWLDHLVRAGGRFQSQRGDFFAAGITYFTVLSLFPLLMVAFSVAGFILAGHPDLLAELQAKVIENVPGSFGTQINDLIDQALNSRSTVGIIGLLVGFYTGLGWIANLRAALTEQWASQSPEKPWWQAKLSDLGALIGLGLAFVVSLGLSAVAASGLGKRVLELLGTDHLPGASLVLRLVSIALGLLASWAVFAWMIARLPREPVSLRSAARAAVLGAVAFEIFKIIGAIYLRMVLSSPAGATFGSIIGLMVFSYMTYRILLFATAWAATSSDNERAATVAPPDAVVIRPRVVEHGMSTGTGAAYFGAGAVAALALMLVGRRR; from the coding sequence ATGCAGTTGATCGACAACATCTCGGCAGCCGTCGAGAAGCAGATCGGGAGTAGGCCCTGGCTGGATCATCTGGTCAGGGCCGGCGGCCGGTTCCAGAGTCAGCGCGGTGACTTCTTCGCCGCGGGCATCACCTATTTCACTGTGCTGTCACTGTTTCCACTGCTGATGGTGGCGTTCTCGGTGGCCGGCTTCATTCTGGCCGGTCATCCGGATCTGCTGGCCGAGCTGCAGGCCAAGGTGATCGAGAACGTTCCCGGATCCTTCGGTACGCAGATCAACGATCTCATCGATCAGGCCTTGAACTCCCGCAGCACGGTCGGCATCATCGGCCTGCTGGTCGGCTTCTACACCGGGCTGGGCTGGATCGCGAACCTGCGGGCCGCGCTCACCGAGCAGTGGGCGAGTCAAAGCCCCGAAAAGCCTTGGTGGCAGGCCAAATTGTCGGACCTGGGTGCGCTGATCGGCCTCGGCCTGGCATTTGTGGTCTCGCTCGGGTTGTCGGCGGTCGCCGCGAGCGGGCTCGGAAAGCGGGTGCTCGAACTGCTCGGGACGGATCATCTGCCCGGGGCGTCGCTGGTGCTGCGGCTGGTGTCGATCGCCCTCGGGTTGCTCGCGTCGTGGGCGGTGTTCGCGTGGATGATCGCGCGATTGCCCCGCGAGCCGGTGTCGTTGCGCAGTGCGGCGCGGGCGGCGGTGCTGGGAGCGGTGGCCTTCGAGATCTTCAAGATCATCGGTGCGATCTACCTGCGGATGGTGCTGTCGAGCCCTGCGGGGGCGACCTTCGGGTCCATCATCGGTCTGATGGTGTTCAGCTATATGACCTATCGAATCCTGTTGTTCGCGACAGCATGGGCGGCGACGTCGTCGGACAACGAGCGTGCCGCCACGGTCGCGCCACCGGACGCGGTGGTCATCCGGCCGCGGGTGGTCGAGCACGGGATGTCGACCGGAACCGGTGCCGCCTACTTCGGGGCGGGGGCTGTCGCGGCGCTCGCCTTGATGCTGGTAGGCAGGCGGCGGTAG